From Pelotomaculum schinkii, the proteins below share one genomic window:
- a CDS encoding nitroreductase family protein, protein MEALQAIAKRKSTRSYTTEQISDRQLETLLFAADAAPKAGGAEGCVHISVIQNKELLRKLIQAAATAFCQGEGYTPFYGAPTLLVISGNNETSYGGAGANVACAGENVLIAATALGLGSVYLTGFLAAFSVAPELIKEVGVPEGFTPLAGVIVGNTAEKEFMEKEFKVGRYVNYVK, encoded by the coding sequence ATGGAAGCATTACAAGCAATCGCAAAGAGAAAGAGTACGAGGAGCTATACAACAGAACAGATTTCAGACAGACAGTTGGAAACACTTCTTTTCGCAGCAGATGCAGCTCCAAAGGCAGGAGGGGCAGAGGGATGCGTGCATATTTCAGTAATTCAGAACAAGGAACTGCTCAGAAAGCTGATTCAGGCAGCAGCAACAGCTTTTTGTCAAGGAGAAGGCTACACCCCATTTTATGGGGCTCCAACTTTGCTGGTTATTTCTGGTAACAACGAAACCTCATATGGCGGAGCAGGTGCAAATGTAGCATGTGCCGGAGAAAATGTGCTAATTGCAGCAACTGCTTTGGGTCTGGGTTCAGTCTACTTGACAGGCTTTTTGGCCGCATTTTCTGTAGCTCCTGAACTGATAAAAGAAGTGGGGGTGCCGGAAGGATTTACCCCGTTAGCAGGAGTAATTGTGGGCAATACAGCAGAAAAAGAATTTATGGAAAAAGAATTTAAAGTTGGACGGTACGTAAACTACGTTAAGTAG
- a CDS encoding zinc ribbon domain-containing protein, translated as MLDLKPLWEIQLLDSQRKALEIKLKEGQISKDLKALRSEIEQGRADFDKLKEKYNSLKKELKKKEMDAAAATEQVDHLGQKLYSGTITNIKEINTSKIKLDSLKSVVNKTEDEILNIMEHLDSLRAQLEKKSVELNKKADEFRKMHGTYLANQQKIKSVLAQLPLSRQKILDKLDINLWNKYQEMKKRFNDPLAKVEKGICLGCRMGVPFNDLRLLKHGADLVYCSNCGRLLFWER; from the coding sequence ATGCTCGATTTAAAACCGCTGTGGGAAATCCAGCTGCTGGATAGTCAGAGGAAGGCGCTGGAGATAAAGTTGAAGGAGGGGCAGATTTCCAAAGACTTAAAGGCTCTCAGGAGTGAAATAGAACAGGGCCGGGCGGACTTTGATAAGTTAAAGGAAAAGTATAATAGTTTAAAAAAAGAGCTGAAAAAAAAAGAAATGGATGCTGCCGCGGCAACTGAGCAGGTGGATCATCTCGGGCAAAAATTATACAGCGGTACTATCACCAACATCAAAGAAATCAACACCAGCAAAATCAAGCTTGACAGCTTGAAGAGCGTCGTCAATAAGACCGAGGATGAAATCCTTAATATCATGGAGCATCTGGACAGCCTGCGCGCTCAGCTGGAGAAGAAGAGCGTAGAGTTAAATAAAAAAGCCGATGAGTTTCGTAAGATGCACGGCACATACCTGGCCAACCAGCAAAAGATAAAAAGTGTTTTAGCCCAGTTGCCCCTATCAAGACAAAAAATATTGGATAAACTGGATATTAACCTCTGGAACAAATACCAGGAGATGAAAAAAAGGTTTAATGACCCCCTGGCCAAGGTCGAAAAAGGGATCTGTCTGGGTTGCCGGATGGGGGTACCTTTCAATGACCTGCGCCTTTTAAAGCATGGAGCAGATCTGGTATACTGCAGCAACTGCGGCCGGCTTTTATTCTGGGAAAGGTAG
- the rlmD gene encoding 23S rRNA (uracil(1939)-C(5))-methyltransferase RlmD, with protein sequence MTTNKTTIRTGEKAEVLITGITHSGAGVGRYHGLAVFIPGTLPGDKVLAEVLEKKKNYAVARLLEILEPSSCRLEPQCVHYAACGGCRLQHVSYKEHLRLKTGLVQDSLARIGGLGEVVVGETVGMEHPWHYRNKVHFKVEKQDGRYQLGFFEEGSHNLTDFFSAGNCRQPGCLLVDTGLNQLASLCGTLLNKYGGDLEREPVFFRHLVLRKAFFTGEMMAVVVTGSRDWPREKDFASELMSQQPGITSLVRNIHTGLSGEIMGKEFRLLAGRDAIYDRLAHLTFRISPDSFYQVNPLQTQILYGKAAEYAALTGKETVLDAYSGIGSIALYLSQQAGKVYGLEVVSAAVEDARHNAVLNKIGNAEFLAGKVERLLPSLAGQGLRPDVVVLDPPRRGCDQEALITVIAMEAPRLVYVSCDPGTLARDLGYLVGKGYQVREVQPVDMFPWTHHVESIVLLQKQFVTNLRG encoded by the coding sequence TTGACAACAAATAAGACCACCATCAGAACTGGAGAAAAAGCCGAAGTGCTTATTACCGGGATCACCCACTCAGGAGCAGGTGTGGGTCGTTACCATGGGTTGGCAGTATTTATCCCCGGGACATTGCCCGGGGATAAGGTTTTAGCCGAGGTTTTAGAAAAGAAAAAAAATTATGCGGTAGCGAGGCTGTTGGAAATTCTGGAGCCTTCTTCCTGCAGGCTTGAGCCGCAGTGCGTCCACTATGCCGCCTGTGGCGGCTGTCGTTTGCAGCATGTGTCTTATAAGGAGCATTTGAGGCTGAAAACTGGTCTGGTCCAGGATTCTTTAGCCCGTATCGGCGGTTTGGGTGAGGTAGTGGTTGGTGAGACCGTGGGTATGGAGCATCCCTGGCACTACCGCAATAAAGTCCATTTTAAGGTTGAAAAGCAAGACGGTCGCTATCAACTTGGTTTTTTTGAAGAGGGCTCCCATAATCTGACCGATTTTTTCAGCGCCGGAAACTGCCGGCAACCTGGTTGCCTCCTGGTAGACACCGGGTTGAACCAGTTGGCCTCCCTCTGTGGGACACTCCTTAACAAGTACGGAGGAGACCTGGAACGGGAGCCTGTTTTTTTTAGACACCTGGTATTGCGTAAGGCTTTCTTTACAGGCGAAATGATGGCCGTAGTCGTTACCGGAAGCCGGGATTGGCCGCGCGAGAAGGACTTTGCAAGTGAGCTTATGTCCCAACAGCCGGGGATAACCTCCCTGGTCCGCAACATCCACACAGGTTTGTCCGGGGAGATTATGGGCAAGGAGTTCAGGCTTCTGGCAGGCCGGGACGCTATCTATGACCGGTTGGCCCACCTGACCTTCAGAATATCGCCGGATTCTTTTTATCAGGTCAACCCGCTGCAGACACAGATCTTATACGGAAAAGCCGCAGAGTACGCTGCCTTGACAGGCAAAGAAACCGTTCTCGACGCCTATTCCGGGATTGGTTCCATCGCATTGTATCTATCTCAACAAGCCGGCAAGGTTTACGGTCTTGAGGTTGTATCCGCTGCAGTTGAAGATGCCCGACACAACGCAGTTCTTAATAAAATCGGGAACGCCGAGTTTTTGGCCGGCAAGGTGGAAAGGCTTCTTCCGTCTTTGGCCGGTCAGGGCCTGCGCCCGGACGTGGTTGTGCTCGATCCTCCCCGCCGGGGTTGTGACCAGGAAGCTTTGATTACGGTTATCGCAATGGAGGCGCCGCGTTTGGTCTATGTCTCATGCGATCCTGGCACCCTAGCGCGTGATTTGGGATACTTGGTTGGGAAGGGATATCAGGTCAGAGAAGTCCAGCCGGTGGATATGTTCCCCTGGACGCACCACGTAGAATCTATAGTCTTGTTGCAGAAACAATTTGTTACAAATTTAAGAGGATGA
- a CDS encoding MarR family winged helix-turn-helix transcriptional regulator has protein sequence MKQKNALSLIGRIREKANKFIIRELESHGIKGLVPSHGDILVILFHGEKYTMKELADKINRTKPTVTVLIDKLAEYGFIQKEKSYTDSRVTYIKLTNKGIELRPIFEDISEKLNAMLYGDFTDEESEVFEMLLNKVNSRLDKQI, from the coding sequence ATGAAACAAAAAAATGCGCTTTCCCTAATAGGCAGGATAAGAGAAAAAGCAAATAAGTTTATCATCAGGGAACTCGAAAGTCATGGAATTAAAGGGCTTGTTCCTTCTCATGGTGATATTTTAGTTATCCTTTTTCATGGAGAGAAATACACTATGAAGGAGTTAGCAGATAAAATTAATAGGACAAAGCCAACAGTTACTGTATTGATAGATAAGCTGGCGGAGTATGGTTTTATTCAAAAGGAAAAAAGTTATACGGATAGTAGAGTAACCTATATAAAATTAACCAATAAGGGAATTGAACTGAGACCAATTTTTGAGGATATTTCTGAAAAGCTTAATGCCATGCTCTATGGTGATTTTACAGATGAAGAATCAGAGGTTTTTGAAATGTTATTGAATAAGGTAAACTCCAGACTGGATAAACAAATATGA
- a CDS encoding PAS domain-containing sensor histidine kinase produces the protein MSVKLSIPGGLRRKALDTYINRREICDYQNKYGSQFVNEEILKTPECAMLLTQLRNMEERIQKNEERFQTFVDSMLDCFAVYSAVRDKSGKITDFLLDYVNDAACHNFKMTREEQIGRSILELRPLYKEAGIFNEFCLVANRGVPLVREKMTYEDPVKKIIYGMYDIRAVKLGDGIAVTWRDITEHKKTEEALRHSEERFYKIFHTSSIIQTLRRLEDFRYIDVNLTFERVLGYSLEESLGRSCMDLNLWPEVEDRQKYIREIKKHGIVRNMEVKLRAKSGEIRIGLLSADVIALGGEQCVLTNSIDITEKKQLEIEMARLERFNLVGEMAAGIAHEIRNPMTAVKGFLQYLSGKKDCVQYKEYYDLMILELDRANAIISEFLSIARSRAVELKHHNLNDIIESLYPLIQADAMVSDKEIKIELGEIINLNLDEKEIRQLILNLFRNGMEAMQPGKHLTIKTCLDNGKVVLSVQDQGTGIDPEVLKKLGTPFFTTKEKGTGLGLAVCYSIAARHNATIKVKTGSEGTTFFVRFAKQ, from the coding sequence GTGAGTGTAAAATTAAGTATACCTGGTGGGCTGAGAAGAAAAGCTTTGGATACTTATATTAACCGTCGTGAAATTTGTGATTACCAGAATAAGTACGGATCTCAGTTTGTCAATGAGGAAATTTTAAAAACACCTGAGTGCGCGATGCTTCTTACCCAACTACGTAACATGGAGGAACGAATTCAAAAAAACGAGGAACGCTTTCAAACCTTTGTAGACAGTATGCTGGATTGTTTTGCGGTTTATTCGGCTGTGCGGGACAAGTCCGGGAAAATCACAGATTTCCTGCTTGACTATGTTAATGACGCAGCATGTCACAACTTCAAAATGACCAGAGAGGAGCAGATCGGCAGGAGCATTCTGGAGCTGCGTCCCCTTTATAAAGAAGCGGGCATTTTCAATGAATTCTGCTTGGTTGCCAATCGAGGTGTCCCTCTGGTCAGAGAAAAAATGACCTATGAGGATCCTGTAAAAAAAATTATATACGGGATGTACGATATCAGGGCCGTGAAGCTGGGTGATGGGATTGCCGTCACCTGGCGCGATATAACAGAACATAAAAAGACGGAAGAAGCCCTGCGCCATTCGGAGGAACGTTTTTATAAAATCTTTCACACCAGTTCAATCATTCAGACGCTTAGAAGACTTGAAGATTTCAGGTATATTGACGTAAACCTGACATTTGAACGGGTATTGGGGTATAGCCTGGAGGAGAGCCTGGGCCGTTCATGTATGGATTTGAACTTATGGCCGGAAGTGGAAGATCGCCAGAAATATATACGCGAAATTAAAAAACATGGTATAGTCAGGAACATGGAGGTTAAGCTTAGAGCCAAGTCGGGTGAAATCCGGATAGGTCTGTTGTCGGCGGATGTCATAGCCCTTGGTGGAGAACAGTGCGTATTAACTAACTCCATTGATATTACCGAAAAGAAGCAACTGGAAATAGAGATGGCCCGGCTCGAAAGGTTCAACCTGGTTGGCGAAATGGCTGCCGGGATTGCTCACGAGATAAGAAACCCAATGACCGCGGTTAAGGGTTTTCTGCAATACTTGAGCGGCAAAAAGGATTGTGTGCAATACAAAGAATACTACGACCTGATGATCCTCGAACTAGACCGGGCCAATGCAATTATTTCTGAATTCCTCTCCATTGCCAGAAGCAGGGCGGTGGAGTTGAAGCATCACAACCTCAATGATATTATTGAAAGCTTGTATCCCCTTATTCAGGCCGACGCAATGGTAAGTGACAAGGAGATAAAAATAGAACTTGGAGAAATAATAAACTTAAACCTGGACGAAAAAGAAATACGCCAGTTAATCCTAAATTTGTTCCGGAATGGGATGGAAGCCATGCAACCCGGCAAGCACCTGACTATCAAGACGTGCCTGGATAACGGCAAAGTAGTCCTGTCCGTGCAGGATCAGGGTACGGGTATTGATCCGGAAGTCCTTAAAAAGCTGGGTACTCCGTTTTTTACCACCAAGGAAAAGGGAACCGGCCTGGGTCTGGCAGTTTGCTACAGCATCGCCGCCCGCCACAACGCCACCATCAAGGTTAAGACCGGATCTGAAGGAACTACATTTTTCGTAAGATTCGCCAAACAGTGA